The Maridesulfovibrio salexigens DSM 2638 region TTCCTGTACCAGCGAATCCTGCACTTCCTTGAATGCGGTAAAGACTGTGTCCTTATAATTAAGCATACGCTCATCAACTACAGCCCGTGTGCGCTCAACCTCAGCCTTGCGCTTATATCCGTCAAAAATCGGTCCGGTTATGGATGAGGTCAGAGTGGTCAGCCAGCCGGAAAATATGTTTGCAAGCTGGGCACTGGAAAGCATGGCCTCCGCAGAAAGAGTCATGGAAGGCAAACGATCGGCCCTTGCTGCACTTACGGACCAGTCTGCGGATTGCAGGTCCAAACCTGCCGCACGCACATCCGGGCGCATGGAGAGCAGATCAAGAGGAATTCCCAGCCCCGGAAGGTTAGGCAGATCAGGAAAATCGGCAGTAGCAACATCAATAGCCCCGGCAGGACGCCCCAGCAGATAGGCAAGCTCATGCAGCTTTAACTGTTCCTGAGATTCAACCGGAGGGATCAGGGCCTTGGTCCGGGCAACGGTTTCACGCTGCTGAAATACATCAAGTGCTGTGGAAAGGGAGTTACGGAAGCGGAGTTCGATCAGTTCAAGATACGTTTCGTTGGTTTCAAGCTGTTTCTGGTAGATTGCTTTTTTCTTGCGCTGCAACTGGATTTCCAGCCAGCGTTTAACTACCTCGGATGCAACCGTCATTGCCGCAGAATTCACATCTTCGCGGGAGGAAAGATAATCAAGCTCACCGGAAGCTGCCTCGGCTTCAATTTTGCCCCAAAGATCTAATTCATATGATGCGGCCAGACCTAATTTATGGGAGTCAGTGGATGTTGATCCCTTGGAACCTTCGGTGCCGTCATTACCGGAGCGTGAATTGGTGTAAGTGCCTTTGCCATCCAGCTTGGGATAAAGATCGGCCTTGGATTTAACTGCTGTAGCCCGCAGTTGGCGAAGCTTTGCCCACGCTACCCGTACATCGAAGTTGGCATTGATGCCTTCTTCCACAAGACGGTTAAGCTCTTCGTTATGAAAGCTCTCCCACCATTTACCCAGTTCACGCGGTTCACTGGAATAAAGTTCGTATTGCGGAGGGACACCCAAAGTAA contains the following coding sequences:
- a CDS encoding efflux transporter outer membrane subunit gives rise to the protein MSSFKLKLTAICMLALFGLSACSPFRPDPRPNLTLGVPPQYELYSSEPRELGKWWESFHNEELNRLVEEGINANFDVRVAWAKLRQLRATAVKSKADLYPKLDGKGTYTNSRSGNDGTEGSKGSTSTDSHKLGLAASYELDLWGKIEAEAASGELDYLSSREDVNSAAMTVASEVVKRWLEIQLQRKKKAIYQKQLETNETYLELIELRFRNSLSTALDVFQQRETVARTKALIPPVESQEQLKLHELAYLLGRPAGAIDVATADFPDLPNLPGLGIPLDLLSMRPDVRAAGLDLQSADWSVSAARADRLPSMTLSAEAMLSSAQLANIFSGWLTTLTSSITGPIFDGYKRKAEVERTRAVVDERMLNYKDTVFTAFKEVQDSLVQEKWQHEYISARKNQLEAAKLNLQEAGSRYLQGLEDYLPVLSALVSVHDLEINIAQDEADLLSYRVGLYRALGGTWTNELEDGAELKPEADDTAEVAAADKPEEQSVPAQEGI